In Candidatus Nitrosotenuis uzonensis, the sequence CAGCAGATTCCAGTACGGATGGTGTTCCGCAGTAGTGTATGCAAGCTCTACTACATCCTCAAGCCCGCTTTTGGCTCTTGATATAGAGCTTGAGTTCTCTCCAAAAATTCTGATGATCCCTCCGTCAACATAAGAGTCGACTTTGAGCATCACACCCTGCCTAGAATATGAATCCACTAGATCTTGAAGAGATTTAAAAAAATCATCAAAACTTGCCATTAGAACAACCGCTGATGCTCAGCTAGCATGCACCTGTTAAAGACTACCTTTATTCCGGCACTTTTTGCAAGGTTTTCTGCTTCCTCATTGTGTATTCCTTCTTGCAGCCAGATTACCTTGGGTTTTTTCTTTATTGCCTCCTGGATTACCGGTAGGACTTGATCTGAGGGCCTAAAGACATCCACAATGTCAATCTGCTCAGGCACTTCTTGCAGACTTGGATAGCACTTTCTTTCAAGTATGCTGTCTGCGGTGGGATTCACAGGTACGATGTTGTAGCCGTTCTCAAGCAGGTATTTTGGAACATAGTTTGCAGCCTTTTCTTCGTTTTTTGACATTCCCACCACTGCTACGTTCTTTAGTGACAATATACTGCGTATTTCATCATCAGAGTGTGGATCTTTTTCCATCATATTGTATCTGCTTGCAAGTGATATAATTTCTTTGGAGTCCAGCACTTCATTGGAAAGTTCTTTATAGGAAAAATCCAGAACATCAACCATGGAAGAAGAACCAAAAGACATCATAGTTCTTGGTGCGATCAAAAGAGGAGCAAAGAAATTCGGTAAGATAAGGGACAAGACAGGCATAGAGCCAGAAGAGCTAAACAAAATACTTGAAAAGCTTGAAGAGCGCGGCCTCATACGGGTGGAGAAGAAAAAAGGATTCCTTGGAGGCGAAAAGATAGAATTGCATGTAACCGAAAAAGGAGACAACGAGCTGCAACAGAGAATACACGAAATGGAACAAAAATGGAACCAGATGGTGCAGCTATACAAGCTAGGCGATAAAAAGAAGCTTGAAGAGTTCATGGGTAGTAACAAATCGGACTTTGCAATGATGATGTTCTTTGGAATAATGAATATGATGATGTTCTCAATGATGTTTTCGATGATAGGTGCGTCAATGCATGATTATGTTCCTGCAGACCAGGTTCCTCCTGGCGCCGAGAACCAGCCTGGTGATGCCGGAGGCGATATGGGCGGGGATGCAGGCGTAGGAGATACTGGCGGCTACGACATCGACATCGGCTTTTAACTCGTTGAAATTTTAAATCACTGAACAAACTAGGCAGAATAGTTGCTTTACACTTTAGATGAGAATGCCGGCCTCGTAAAGGTTCTACAGTTTCTCAAAGCTCACAAGCTAGAATACCTCTCAGGTGAGGATCTCAGTGAAGTTCTCAGAATCAGCAGAGTTGCAATTTGGAAACACATAAAAAAAATTCAAAGCCTTGGCTACAAGATAGAGTCAAAACAAAATCTAGGATACAGACTTGTGGAGACAACGGACAAGGTCTTGCCATGGGAGATAGCCGAGAGCCTAAAAACAAAGACATTAGGTAGAAAAATCTATTACTTTGATTCTGTTGACTCGACTCAAAATTTTGCCATGCGTCTTGCCAAGACAGATTCCGGATCAGTTGTAATCGCCGAATCGCAAACATCAGGAAAGGGACGGCTTGGCAGGAAGTGGATTTCACCAAAAGGCGGAATTTGGATGTCGATAGTTCTCTGCCCCGACATCGATGTCTCAAAAATAACACTTGTTCCAATTGCAGCTGCAGTTGCACTTGCAAATGCAATTGAAAAAACACTTGCACTAAAGACCGAGTTAAAATGGCCCAATGATATAACCCTCAATGGCAAAAAGATTGCAGGCATAATCATCGATGCGTCAATAGAATCAAGTAAAATAGACAATATAGTTCTCGGAATAGGAATCAACTATAATGTCAACCCCGCAGAAATTGAAAAAAAGATAAGAACAAAAGCAAACTATTACGGTGTTGGAACACTTGTAAAAAACTACAAACAAAAACCGGCAAGACTTGTACAGTCATTTCTTGAAGAGCTGGAAAGAATACTCAGACTTCTTGCAGATGGCAAAAGCCAGTTAATCATAACACAGTGGACGAAAAGATCATCCACCATAGGCAAGAACGTAACAGTATCCGGTACTACTGGTACTGCCACAGGACGGGCAGTTAGAATAGACCATGATGGAAGTTTGGTGCTAAAGCAAAGGACTGGCTATGCCAGGATTTCAGCAGGAGATATTTCATACTAGTTTTTTTGCTTTTTTTTGGAAGGCTTGCCACCTTTTTTACGCTTTGGACCATTGTCAAGAAGTGATGCTTCAGTTCTGATTATATCCCTCAGATCAGACTGAATTGATAACAGAGAGGAGACTATCTGCTCTAATTGTTGCAAATACTGCTCATAGCAATAGATAAGCTCGGACTTTGCAGTATCAGTCCTAGTCAGGTATTCGTTCAGCCTTAGCACGTTAGTCATGTTGATGACCTCTGGCAAAGGCTCACCTGGATGCTCTATCTTTTCAAGATCCTCCCTAATCTTCTGGATTCGCAGTCTTAACTCGTTAAGGTTGTTCCCAAGCCCAATCAAACCAGATCACAGTATGATTTCATTTAGGGTATTGTTAACTTGTCGATCGAGTGCAAAAATAGAAAAATGCGGCTCCGGCTACCTGTCCGGATTGCCTTCACTTCTTAGCTCTTCTACCAGCATCTTTGATTTTGCAGCTGCGCGACGAATCATCTCAAAGTATTCTAGAGTCTGAGCATCCAAAAACCTACCCAGCTTGTCATACAATAGATCGTTGGCATTGGAAATCACACAGATGGGATCGACAAGATCGTTGACAAGATCTGCCTTCCTTTTGCGTTGTAATGCTAGTCGCATTTGTGGAACCTCCTCCTTTTGCTTCAACCTTTCACAGTGTATTGATTTGTAACCCATCATTGGCTTTTTACCCTTTTAGTTCTTGGCGCCACCAAAACCTCTGCCGGTTTTGATTTGTTCCACAACAGTGTGCAAAGGCTGAACATGTTGCTGACCATCTCAAGTGAATTCGTATGCATTACAGAGTCGCCTTCATCATTCAAATCCATTGATGTGTTGAGCGCACCAGACATTATCAATTGCCTGCTTTCCTCCACAACCATTCTGCTTTTTGAGGGTAGCTTACCCACCCTAATTTCGGTCGGATCAAGTCGATGAACGAATGATAACTCCTTGTCAGTAGATGCCTCCGTTAAAATTCTGACTTGTACTCCTTCTTTTTTCAATAGTTGAATTCTCTCTGGAATGCTCGTGTGATACATCCTCATCAAATCTTCAGTTGTTGTCACAATATACACGATTCCGGTAGCTTTTTGCAAAAGCTTACTTATTCTCGAGTATATGTTCGATCTTCCCTGAATTATGACAAATGAGGAGATTTCTTGGATATCAGTCTCTTTGGTGATGACACTGATGTCCTCTACGATTTTCTGTGAGAGATTCTTCATCGTGGTTATCTCATCTTGTTTTCTCTCAACTATTGTCTTTAGTGCTTCGGTCGGCGGTATTGCAGAGCAAAGTGTCGGGTTTGAAAATGTGGTTGCCACCACGCCCATGTTTCGTAGCCTGTTCAGGGCCCTGTATGTCTTGCCTCTGTCAATATCCAGTTTTGCAGATAGGGTTCCAACTGACACCGGGCCCGTTTGAAGTAGTCCCATGTATACTTTGGAATCTACATCTTCAAGACCAAAAAAAGCCAGCGCCTCGATTATTTCGTGCTGATTCATATCCCCATAATCACGTTCCACGAATAAAATATGAGATATTGTTTGTCTAAAATAGACAGACAATCATCTAATACCCTGTAGATAACGTCTCGAATTTGAAAATTATATAATAACGCCACTTTGAATGTAAGCGACGTGGAAATCATAATAGAACCATGGAAGAAGCTCATCATACACGAGATAATCGAATACAATTTTGATGACTGGGCAACGCAGATTGCATTTAGTAGCAAGACTGCGGGCGGGGTAATCCCAACAATCAACTGGGTTAACGGCATTGTCTTTCAGTCATTTAATTTTCCCGATACCAACTCTGTGATTGATGAAAAAATGAAAGGTGTACTGCACTGGTCATCAGTCATGTTTGCAGTAAAAGAAAAGTTTGAAAAACAGATCATAAAGGACAATGCAACGATAAATCTTGTGGATGTCAGCGTAAATCAGATCTTCCAAGAGCTTGCAGAAAAGCTCAAAGCACACTCCAAATATCAGAAAAAACACTAATTTGCTCTTTTTTATTTTTATTCTAAAAATCTAGAATGTGTATTAGCTTAACCTACACACAAATAATCAGTTAAAGTTGGAAAAATCCATAATAAGCAAAAAACGCATTATATAAGATGATGTCGATGTCTACTCACAGATGCCCATCTTGTGGCAAAAACTCTATGCAAACCGATATCAACTCTGGCGAGATGTTCTGCAGAACTTGTGGCTACGTGGCAGTTGAGAAATTGGAGGAAGCTGGACCCGAATGGCGCTCATTTTCAAACGATGAGTCCGACAGGAGCAGAGTAGGAGCTGGAACGTCGCTTACAATGCACGATATGGGTTTGTCTACAGTAATAGGATCAGCAGACAAAGATGCTACAGGCAAGCCGCTCTCAGCTTCAATGAAAAGCTCAATTGAGCGACTTCGAACATGGGACAGCCGCACACAAGCGCATTCTTCTGCAGACCGAAATCTACGACAAGCACTTAACGAATTAAACAAGATGAAAGACAAGATGGCGCTTGCAGAATCTGTAGTGGAAAAGGCTGCATACATTTACAGAAAGGCAATGGAAAAAAAGCTAGTTCGTGGCAGATCAATACACGGCCTCATAGCAGCATGCCTTTATGCGGCATGCAGGAATACCGAAACACCAAGGACACTAGATGATGTGGCAGAGAGCATCAACATAAGAAGAAAGGATGTGGCAAGATGCTACAGACTAATCTACAAGGAGCTCGATCTGAAAATGCCTGTTGCCGATCCTACAAAGGGCATATCTAGAATAGCTAGCATGGCAAACCTAAGCGAGAAGACCAAAAGAAAGGCAATCGAGATACTCAACAAGGCAAAAAAAATCGGCATGGTTGCAGGAAAGGACCCAATGGGGCTTGCAGCAGCTGCACTATACCTTGCATGTATATCAAACGGCGAGATCCGCTCTCAGAAGGACATCTCCGTTGCAGCCGGCGTTACAGAGGTCACCATCAGAAATAGGTGCGTTGGTCTAAAGAGCCTACTATAGCCTCTAAAAATTTAAAGAGTATAGTCTGACACACATCATGTCCACGGAGCTTGCATGGTCCGATTGGCTAGACTTTAGCCAAGAGCAGATATCTGTAATGCCAGAATCAAGTGGAGTATACATGATGCATGCTGCAATGAAGATATTGTACATAGGAGGCTCGTCCAACATAAAAGGGAGTGTATCTGAGCTTGCATTAAAAGAATGTACATGCAATGCAAAACGCTTCAAGTATGCTAAAACTGCCGACTATAAGCAAGAGGCTGGTAGATTAATCCAAGAGTACAAGCAAAAGCACGGAGGAAGTATGCCAATTTGCATGTAACCCAAACCGCGTTTGTTTTGCCCAAACATACACAAACATAGTAATACATGCATCATATTGATATCAGGTCTGTTGGACCATTGCCATATTTTCTCCCTTGCCAGACCGATGGTATCCCATGGTCCTACAGAACCATTCCTACTAATCCCAACAAAGTTAATTTAGTATGAACGTCTCAACGCCGTCAGATGAGGGAGATACAGCAACGACAAAAAACAAGCCAGGGCATGGACAGGCTCATCCACATAGGCGAGCTCACATCAAGAATAACCCACGATATGAGAAATCCGCTTACTGTGATAATCAACTATTCCATGATGATACGGAAAAACTCTAAAAACAAACTTGACCAAAAATCACTTGACCAGTTAGAGTTGATCGAGGAAGAGGCAAGAAAGATGTACCGCCAAATAGAGGATGTTCTAAACTATGTAAAGCTGCCACCACTAAAGCTTCACATGTATTCACTTCATGACATACTAAAAAAAGTCATAGAGAGAATCCAAATGCACGACGTTGAAATCAACCTACCAAAAAACAATCCGCAGATAACATGCGATATAGACAAGATGGAAATTGTCTTTGTGAATTTGATCACAAACTCGATAGAGGCAATGAAAGGATCAGGCATCATTACAATATCTGCGCGTGAAGAGAAAGGAAAGATCATAATAGAGTTCGAAGATTCTGGCCAGGGCATTTCAAAGGAGAACATGCCGATGCTCTTCAAGCCCTTATTTACGACCAAGACAAGCGGTACTGGGTTAGGTCTTGCAAGCTGTAAAAACATAATCGAGCGACACAACGGTACGATCTCAGCTCAGAACAACCCCACCAGATTCATCATCAAGCTGCCAAAAATCAGTGCCTAAGCTTTTGCTTTTAGCTTCCTTTGTCTCAAATACAGACTGACACTTATTGCAGCGGCGGCTGGAATAATGAGTAATGCAAGATACCCCTGCGTATCAGAGGCAAGGCCAGTTTGTTCTTGCTGCACGTTGTTTTGACTCTTAAATCCGCTAATCAAGATGTTGTTCTGAGATGCTCCGTCCACGTCAAATGCAACGTGCCAGTTTCCTTCCTCATCCAGGCTCTGGATAAATTTAATAGGTTTTTCGTTGACAAGCACATCAAACTTTTCGCTATCTGATGTCCTTGGGAATTCAAAGTTGACGTATGTTGGGACCTTGAACGAATTTATTCCATATATTGAAAGCGAGCTTCCCGTGCTGTCAAATCCGATCACGCTGAACGAGGCTGTCGAATCATACCTAAAGTCAAATCGTTCCTCTCCTCTCATAGCATACAGCGGCACTATTGTCTCATCGCCTATTGCAAAACAGCTATAATAGCTAACCTCCGAGCTCACAAGCGGGTCAGGATACATTGTAAAATCCACTGTTTGCCCCGGCTCTATTTTTTCAATTTTTTCAATGTTTTTTCCGACATCGATCACGCTGTGATCACTTGCATGTATTAGCGCATACACTTTGATGTTGTATTCGGTCCTGTTTCCATGGTTGATTATCTTACCAGTAAGATGCCCATCCTCATGTTTTACAAGTGTTTTATCATAGATTATTTGTATGTTAGATGGCATCTTCGTTTCATCCTTTACGAACTTGATTGACGGCGATTCGAGCACTACATTGTGTGATCTTACCTGCGGCATGTGAATTTTAAACGGGATGTCCTTATTTGGAAATACTGTTGGAAGTGTATGACTTGCCAGTACTGTCTTACCCCCGTCATTTACCAGTATGTTCACCGTTGGAGTTACGGCATAGCTTTCAGTATTTTTTACTGCTCCCACCACAGTATAGACCCCGCTAGAGTCAAAATAGCCGACAAGCTCGTTGTCAGGAATCCACACATCAGCATATGCAGTAATGCAGGTAAAGGATCCCAAAATGGCGACAAGTGCAGACAACATCATGTATGCAGATATTGCAATCCAGTATGTTAAACTAACGAATTTTCCTACTTGGAGTATTCTTCGATTGCCTTTAATACCTTGAAGGGGAACTTGGCAAAGTCAATCTCTTTTTCTGCAGAGATAAGAAGTATCTCCTTGTTAAGTGGAAAACTGATCACAATTACCTTGTCCCTGTACGATAGGGCAAATCTGACAGGCCCCAGTTCTGGGTCAAACTCCTGTCTCATCCGAACTCGCAATGCAAGCTCCATGAACAGCATCTCATCTTTTTTGGTGTCTTCAAGTGAGCTTTTGCCTGATGCCATTCCACCGGCAACAAGACGTCCTTTGTCATTAATCAGCCCTACAAAGCGTACGCTTGGATCAAGGCTCCTGATTTGATTGCATAGTGTTTCTTTGTCCATTTTATCCCATCTGCGCTTTAGTCAGTATTAGAAAGGCGATCTATTTATTGCGATCTTTGGTATTTAATCAGCATGTCGCAAGACGTCAAGCAACCGCTCGATAATTTCAAACATGTTTCACTGTTCTGGACCGACCTGTTACATTTGATGTCAGGCAAGCCAATAGCGTTAACATCGGTTGGCCCGATGAGAAATTGGGCAAACGATATGAAGAAAATCATGACAGAGGCAATAGACTCCTACGAGGATATTATCGAGTTCAACCAAAGGCTTACAGAATACTACAAGCAGCTATCGGAGACGTGGCTTGAGGCACAAAAAAAGGTAAATGCCAAGATGCCAAGCATTCCGCAAGACTCTGAAAGCCTTGAGGCATACAAGAGAATTTGGATTGACATTTTTGAGAATGATTTTACCGGACTGTTTGACTCTGAAAAGTTTGCTCTGAACTATGGCAAGATGGTATCATCTGAGCTGGAAATAACAAAACACTGGGAAAACATGTTAAACGTGATGCTAAACTCCGCAAGGCTGCCAACAAGGAAGGAAATTGACGAGATATACAAAGAGCTTCACGAGCTAAGAAAGCGAGTAAAAAAGCTGGAAAGGAGGGAAAAACAAGATGAGAAATGAGACAATAGACCCAAAGATAGTAGAAGAGTTTCTCAGCTTTACGCGAAATGTGGCAGAAGCGCCAAAACTTGTCCCCGCACCAGATGAGATCAGCCTAGAGTCGACTCCGTATGACATAGCATACGAAGAAGACAAGATGCGGCTGCTTCACTTTAGGCCCACAGTCCAATCGCAGACAAAGGTGCCTTTTTTGATAAGCTATGCCATAATCAACAGATACCACATACTTGACATACAGCAGGAGAAGAGCTGGGTCAGAAAACTTCTTGAGAGTGGGATAGATGTCTACATGATAGACTGGGGCAACCCATCAAACATTGACAAGTATCTTGACTTTGACGATTATGTCAACACATACATGGAAAACTGTGTTGATTTTGTGCGAAAGGAATCAGATGTAAGAAATGTCTCACTCCAGGGCTACTGTACGGGCGGCACGATAGCCACGATATACGCTGCATTGCACCCTGAAAAAGTACGAAATTTGGTTGTCACCGCGCCTGTAATCGACGGCTGGAAGGATACAACAGTAGTTAGCAACATGGCAAAACATATTGATGTCGACAAGCTCGTAGAATCAATTGGGAACATGCCACCTGAGTTTATGTACTATTGTTTTTCAATACTAAAACCATTCGAGCAGGGTCTTGAAAAATACTATAAATTCTTCAAGAACATACACGATAAGAATTTTGTTGACAGCTTTTTGCGTGTGGAAAAATGGCTGAGCGAGACACCTCCCATTCCTGGTGAATTGTTCAAGCAGTGGATAAAGGACATCTACCAGGACAACCTTTTGATTCAGAACAAGATGTTCGTAGGAGGCAGACAGATAGACCTGCAAAAGATAACCATGCCGATTTTCATTCAAATAGCAGTTGGTGACCACCTAGTATCCCCCGAATGCAGTATGCCCTTGTATTACGCAGTTGCAAGCCAAGACAAGACACTTCGAATCTATCCTACCGGCCATGTCGGCATGATTGCAAGCTCATATTCACAAAAACAGATTCTGCCTGAGCTCTGTCAGTGGATAAAAGAAAGATAGTTAAGAGGATCTGCTCTTTCGCTTTTCCAAAGGAAGTACAAGTACCTGTACCAAGTCTCCTTCGCTAAGCTTCAATGCGTCCCGCTCTGCTTCAGGAATGGATATTCTACCATTGCTTCCAACCGTTGTCTTGAATGCTCCCCACCCCATGAAATTCTGCATCATGTTTCCAAGGTTGAACATCTGCTCCATCGTATTTTTTTGGAGCGAGCTTACATTGTTTGCAATGTTTGCCTGCATCTCAGCTGCCTTGGAGGTCATTTCCTTGAGGCTCTGGAGCGGATCAAATTTTTGATTACCTTCCATGTAGCTGCAAAAGGCCTTGATGAATTCACTTTGCGCCTTGCCGCCCTTTTGCATCCATTCCTGGAACATGTTCACATAGTTTGATTGGTCATTATTGGCAACCATTGGTAAAATATGGTTCTCTGTCTATTTAAGGCTATTTCCCAAGAAACCCCAACGCCACGTCTGCAAAGGCCGACGGGTTTTCCACATATGGGGTGT encodes:
- a CDS encoding CoA-binding protein; the protein is MEKDPHSDDEIRSILSLKNVAVVGMSKNEEKAANYVPKYLLENGYNIVPVNPTADSILERKCYPSLQEVPEQIDIVDVFRPSDQVLPVIQEAIKKKPKVIWLQEGIHNEEAENLAKSAGIKVVFNRCMLAEHQRLF
- a CDS encoding MarR family winged helix-turn-helix transcriptional regulator, giving the protein MEEEPKDIIVLGAIKRGAKKFGKIRDKTGIEPEELNKILEKLEERGLIRVEKKKGFLGGEKIELHVTEKGDNELQQRIHEMEQKWNQMVQLYKLGDKKKLEEFMGSNKSDFAMMMFFGIMNMMMFSMMFSMIGASMHDYVPADQVPPGAENQPGDAGGDMGGDAGVGDTGGYDIDIGF
- a CDS encoding biotin--[acetyl-CoA-carboxylase] ligase — its product is MLYTLDENAGLVKVLQFLKAHKLEYLSGEDLSEVLRISRVAIWKHIKKIQSLGYKIESKQNLGYRLVETTDKVLPWEIAESLKTKTLGRKIYYFDSVDSTQNFAMRLAKTDSGSVVIAESQTSGKGRLGRKWISPKGGIWMSIVLCPDIDVSKITLVPIAAAVALANAIEKTLALKTELKWPNDITLNGKKIAGIIIDASIESSKIDNIVLGIGINYNVNPAEIEKKIRTKANYYGVGTLVKNYKQKPARLVQSFLEELERILRLLADGKSQLIITQWTKRSSTIGKNVTVSGTTGTATGRAVRIDHDGSLVLKQRTGYARISAGDISY
- a CDS encoding TrmB family transcriptional regulator; protein product: MNQHEIIEALAFFGLEDVDSKVYMGLLQTGPVSVGTLSAKLDIDRGKTYRALNRLRNMGVVATTFSNPTLCSAIPPTEALKTIVERKQDEITTMKNLSQKIVEDISVITKETDIQEISSFVIIQGRSNIYSRISKLLQKATGIVYIVTTTEDLMRMYHTSIPERIQLLKKEGVQVRILTEASTDKELSFVHRLDPTEIRVGKLPSKSRMVVEESRQLIMSGALNTSMDLNDEGDSVMHTNSLEMVSNMFSLCTLLWNKSKPAEVLVAPRTKRVKSQ
- a CDS encoding transcription initiation factor IIB, whose translation is MSTHRCPSCGKNSMQTDINSGEMFCRTCGYVAVEKLEEAGPEWRSFSNDESDRSRVGAGTSLTMHDMGLSTVIGSADKDATGKPLSASMKSSIERLRTWDSRTQAHSSADRNLRQALNELNKMKDKMALAESVVEKAAYIYRKAMEKKLVRGRSIHGLIAACLYAACRNTETPRTLDDVAESINIRRKDVARCYRLIYKELDLKMPVADPTKGISRIASMANLSEKTKRKAIEILNKAKKIGMVAGKDPMGLAAAALYLACISNGEIRSQKDISVAAGVTEVTIRNRCVGLKSLL
- a CDS encoding sensor histidine kinase → MREIQQRQKTSQGMDRLIHIGELTSRITHDMRNPLTVIINYSMMIRKNSKNKLDQKSLDQLELIEEEARKMYRQIEDVLNYVKLPPLKLHMYSLHDILKKVIERIQMHDVEINLPKNNPQITCDIDKMEIVFVNLITNSIEAMKGSGIITISAREEKGKIIIEFEDSGQGISKENMPMLFKPLFTTKTSGTGLGLASCKNIIERHNGTISAQNNPTRFIIKLPKISA
- a CDS encoding DUF6659 family protein → MDKETLCNQIRSLDPSVRFVGLINDKGRLVAGGMASGKSSLEDTKKDEMLFMELALRVRMRQEFDPELGPVRFALSYRDKVIVISFPLNKEILLISAEKEIDFAKFPFKVLKAIEEYSK
- a CDS encoding poly(R)-hydroxyalkanoic acid synthase subunit PhaE; this translates as MSQDVKQPLDNFKHVSLFWTDLLHLMSGKPIALTSVGPMRNWANDMKKIMTEAIDSYEDIIEFNQRLTEYYKQLSETWLEAQKKVNAKMPSIPQDSESLEAYKRIWIDIFENDFTGLFDSEKFALNYGKMVSSELEITKHWENMLNVMLNSARLPTRKEIDEIYKELHELRKRVKKLERREKQDEK
- the phaC gene encoding class III poly(R)-hydroxyalkanoic acid synthase subunit PhaC, with product MRNETIDPKIVEEFLSFTRNVAEAPKLVPAPDEISLESTPYDIAYEEDKMRLLHFRPTVQSQTKVPFLISYAIINRYHILDIQQEKSWVRKLLESGIDVYMIDWGNPSNIDKYLDFDDYVNTYMENCVDFVRKESDVRNVSLQGYCTGGTIATIYAALHPEKVRNLVVTAPVIDGWKDTTVVSNMAKHIDVDKLVESIGNMPPEFMYYCFSILKPFEQGLEKYYKFFKNIHDKNFVDSFLRVEKWLSETPPIPGELFKQWIKDIYQDNLLIQNKMFVGGRQIDLQKITMPIFIQIAVGDHLVSPECSMPLYYAVASQDKTLRIYPTGHVGMIASSYSQKQILPELCQWIKER
- a CDS encoding AbrB/MazE/SpoVT family DNA-binding domain-containing protein, with amino-acid sequence MVANNDQSNYVNMFQEWMQKGGKAQSEFIKAFCSYMEGNQKFDPLQSLKEMTSKAAEMQANIANNVSSLQKNTMEQMFNLGNMMQNFMGWGAFKTTVGSNGRISIPEAERDALKLSEGDLVQVLVLPLEKRKSRSS